Proteins from one Sphingopyxis terrae subsp. terrae NBRC 15098 genomic window:
- a CDS encoding acyl-CoA dehydrogenase family protein, translating into MSNPGMDADVFEQFIEQLERYVRDRLLPAEKEIIESDAIPDDILSEMRDMGLFGLTIPEEFGGAGMNVSQYIRTIHTISYAMPAFRSIISINIGMFASALKNGGTEAQKAEWLPRVAAGEIACFGLTEPGSGSDSAGLQTTATQTDNGWVLNGTKRYITNSPFAKVGLIMARTSKENLPKNAHVSAFVVPMDAPGVSIGKSDKKMGQAGSHIADVIMEDVRVGGEALLGGELGKGFAYAMMSLDNGRMSVGAAATAYARRALDSAVRYATERKAFGEPIANFQLIQQMLAQSEIDIYGAECMMEDVTRRADAGENVLRKAAAFKVFASEMCGRVVDACVQVYGGAGYLAEYDAERFFRDARIYRIYEGTTQILQLQIAKHMLREFAAAN; encoded by the coding sequence ATGAGCAATCCCGGCATGGACGCGGACGTCTTCGAACAGTTCATCGAACAACTCGAACGCTATGTCCGCGATCGCCTTCTCCCCGCCGAGAAGGAGATCATCGAGAGCGACGCGATCCCCGACGATATCCTGTCCGAGATGCGCGACATGGGCCTCTTCGGACTGACGATCCCGGAGGAATTTGGCGGCGCGGGGATGAACGTCAGCCAGTATATCCGCACGATCCACACGATCAGCTATGCGATGCCGGCGTTCCGCTCGATCATCTCGATCAACATCGGCATGTTCGCCTCGGCATTGAAGAATGGCGGGACCGAGGCGCAGAAGGCCGAATGGCTGCCGCGCGTCGCGGCGGGCGAGATCGCCTGCTTCGGCCTCACCGAACCCGGCTCGGGATCGGACTCGGCGGGGCTCCAGACGACCGCGACGCAGACCGACAATGGCTGGGTCTTGAACGGCACCAAACGCTACATCACCAACTCGCCCTTCGCCAAGGTCGGCCTGATCATGGCGCGGACGAGCAAGGAAAATCTGCCGAAGAACGCCCATGTCTCGGCGTTCGTCGTGCCAATGGACGCCCCCGGTGTATCGATCGGCAAGTCGGACAAGAAGATGGGCCAGGCGGGCAGTCACATCGCCGACGTGATCATGGAGGATGTTCGCGTTGGCGGCGAAGCGCTGCTGGGCGGCGAGCTCGGCAAAGGCTTTGCCTATGCGATGATGAGCCTCGACAACGGCCGCATGTCGGTCGGCGCCGCGGCGACCGCCTATGCCCGCCGCGCGCTCGACAGCGCGGTACGCTATGCGACCGAACGCAAGGCGTTCGGCGAACCGATCGCCAATTTCCAGCTGATCCAGCAGATGCTCGCGCAGAGCGAGATCGATATCTATGGCGCCGAATGCATGATGGAGGACGTCACCCGCCGCGCCGACGCGGGCGAGAATGTCCTGCGCAAGGCGGCGGCGTTCAAGGTCTTCGCCAGCGAAATGTGCGGCCGCGTCGTCGATGCGTGCGTGCAGGTTTATGGCGGCGCGGGCTATCTCGCCGAATATGACGCCGAGCGTTTCTTCCGCGATGCGCGCATCTAT
- a CDS encoding SDR family NAD(P)-dependent oxidoreductase yields the protein MSGCLDGKVVAITGAGRGIGRELALHCAAQGAAVIVNDPGVAQAGDGGDAAPAETTANDIVAAGGKAAANFGNVADPKEAAGIIEDAVAKFGRIDAVVNNAGILRDTIWHKMSYEDWKSVIEVNLTGVFNVSKAATPYFREQQSGSFIHFTSTSGLIGNIGQANYSAAKLGVVALSQSIALDMARVGVRSNCIAPFAWSRMTSSIPATTPAEQERVKRLQEMSPDKIAPLVAYLASDLSKDVTNQIFSVRKNEILLFSKPRPVRSMAKLEGWTAEAIADELIPAFRPAFARADEVSAHVFPYDPI from the coding sequence ATGAGCGGTTGTCTGGACGGCAAAGTGGTCGCGATTACCGGCGCGGGACGCGGCATCGGGCGCGAACTGGCGCTCCACTGCGCCGCGCAAGGCGCAGCGGTCATCGTCAACGACCCCGGCGTCGCGCAGGCGGGCGATGGCGGCGACGCTGCCCCGGCGGAGACCACCGCGAACGACATTGTCGCCGCGGGCGGCAAGGCTGCCGCCAATTTCGGCAATGTCGCCGATCCCAAGGAAGCCGCCGGCATCATCGAGGATGCGGTCGCAAAGTTCGGCCGCATCGATGCCGTCGTGAACAACGCCGGCATCCTGCGCGACACCATCTGGCACAAGATGAGCTACGAGGATTGGAAGAGCGTCATCGAGGTCAACCTCACCGGCGTCTTCAACGTCTCGAAGGCCGCGACGCCGTACTTCCGCGAGCAGCAGTCGGGCAGCTTTATCCACTTCACCTCGACCAGCGGGCTTATCGGTAACATCGGCCAGGCCAATTATTCCGCCGCCAAGCTCGGCGTCGTCGCGCTGTCGCAATCGATCGCGCTCGACATGGCGCGCGTCGGGGTGCGCTCGAACTGCATCGCGCCCTTCGCGTGGAGCCGCATGACCAGTTCGATCCCGGCGACGACCCCGGCAGAGCAAGAGCGCGTCAAGCGGTTGCAGGAAATGTCGCCCGACAAGATCGCGCCGCTCGTCGCCTATCTCGCGTCCGACCTGTCGAAGGATGTGACCAACCAGATCTTCAGCGTGCGCAAGAACGAGATATTGCTTTTCTCGAAGCCGCGCCCGGTCCGCTCGATGGCGAAGCTCGAAGGCTGGACCGCCGAAGCGATTGCCGACGAGTTGATCCCCGCCTTCCGCCCAGCTTTCGCGCGCGCCGACGAGGTGTCGGCGCATGTTTTCCCTTACGACCCGATCTGA
- a CDS encoding helix-turn-helix domain-containing protein: MTGPVRSVSVAFAILRLLADAGPLTLSDIGRSLGLSPSSCLNLLKTLAGEGAIERAEPGKRYRLTAAWQAAALLRDNGGAAALAERARPLMLRFAQRSEAAVGLWAAVSRERMQLLAHAESDAGMRLRLADEQRQPLGGGAAGRALAAAQGVDAPELARRFAPVRWQAALDFDTYAAQVREAAAKGFAVDEGFAHRGVVTVAAGLAEPRPGFCLSASIVAGSRSAAEIEALGDALRQLRDALGAGGVADAGR; the protein is encoded by the coding sequence ATGACCGGCCCCGTGCGTTCCGTTTCCGTGGCTTTTGCGATCCTGCGCCTGCTCGCCGACGCGGGACCGCTGACGCTGTCCGATATCGGCCGTAGCCTCGGCCTCAGTCCGTCCAGTTGCCTCAATCTTCTCAAGACGCTGGCGGGTGAAGGCGCGATCGAGCGCGCCGAGCCGGGCAAGCGGTACCGGCTGACGGCGGCCTGGCAGGCGGCTGCGCTGCTGCGCGACAATGGCGGCGCCGCGGCGCTTGCCGAACGCGCCCGCCCCCTGATGCTTCGCTTCGCGCAGCGCAGTGAGGCGGCGGTCGGCCTGTGGGCGGCGGTGTCGCGCGAGCGGATGCAATTGCTCGCGCATGCCGAAAGCGATGCCGGAATGCGGCTGCGCCTCGCCGACGAACAGCGCCAGCCGCTCGGCGGGGGCGCGGCCGGCCGGGCGCTCGCGGCGGCGCAGGGCGTCGATGCCCCTGAACTTGCGCGTCGCTTTGCACCGGTGCGCTGGCAGGCCGCGCTCGATTTCGACACCTATGCCGCGCAGGTGCGCGAGGCGGCGGCGAAGGGCTTTGCCGTCGACGAGGGCTTCGCGCATCGCGGCGTCGTGACCGTGGCCGCAGGGCTGGCCGAGCCACGCCCCGGCTTTTGCCTGTCGGCGTCGATCGTCGCGGGGTCGCGCAGCGCGGCAGAGATCGAAGCGCTTGGGGATGCGCTGCGGCAATTGCGCGATGCGCTCGGCGCAGGCGGGGTCGCCGACGCAGGGCGATAA
- a CDS encoding FdhF/YdeP family oxidoreductase, translating to MAEGKPRYTPYKQPAGGWGAAAATAKVLLEQSVVTKGSRALLSMNQPGGFKCPSCAFPDASCTKKLEFCENGAKALAHEATKFRVTRDFFAAYSVTELMAQSDYWLEMQGRLTEPMRYDAATDHYVPVSWDDAFALIGRHLRALDDPDQAEFYTSGRTPNEAAFLYSIFVREFGTNNFPDCSNMCHEPTSRGLPPAIGVGKGTVILDDFDHAEAIFVIGQNPGTNAPRMMTCLVEARRRGVPIVAVNPMPERALIRFTEPQDIAQMATFGSTPIASEFVHVKIGGDLALIKGMMRAMFEREAAGETIFDHDFIAEHTEGFEELRDDIMAQDWGEMVAVSGISEEQIRRCAEVYIRSNATIICYGMGLTQHQLGSRLLQQVAALLLLKGNYGKPGAGISPIRGHSNVQGDRTVGIDEKPTEAYLDRVRDVFGFEPPRAHGHHTVESVEAMMAGTAKVFIGLGGNFVRAVPDTDRAYDAMRKLDLTVGIATKLNRGHLVHGKDALILPVIARSERIETAAGEQFVTIEDSMSNVTASGGVLDPASEHLLPEVEIVCRMAMAALPDSKVDWASYIDDYARIRDRIADVYPAVYADFGERIKAPKGFHLDIAPRRRAWLTPNGKANFLPLPGLHVDAPVEDPGMLRLATVRSHDQFNTTIYSYNDRYRGVYNDRMVVFMNAEDMAARGLAEGAKITLETISTDGIVRRVEGLTAIDYPMPAGSIAGYYPELNPLLPLAYYDPISGCPAAKSIPVRVVGA from the coding sequence ATGGCCGAAGGCAAGCCCCGCTACACCCCCTACAAGCAGCCCGCGGGCGGATGGGGCGCCGCCGCGGCCACCGCAAAAGTGCTGCTCGAACAAAGCGTCGTTACCAAGGGATCGCGCGCGCTGCTGTCGATGAACCAACCGGGCGGTTTCAAATGTCCGAGCTGCGCCTTTCCTGATGCGAGTTGCACCAAGAAGCTGGAATTCTGCGAGAATGGGGCCAAGGCGCTCGCGCATGAGGCGACGAAATTCCGGGTCACGCGCGACTTCTTCGCGGCGTACAGCGTCACCGAGCTCATGGCGCAGTCGGACTATTGGCTCGAGATGCAGGGGCGGCTCACCGAGCCGATGCGCTATGACGCCGCGACCGACCATTATGTGCCGGTGAGCTGGGACGACGCCTTTGCGCTGATCGGCCGGCACCTGCGCGCGCTCGACGATCCCGACCAGGCCGAATTCTATACCTCCGGTCGCACTCCGAACGAGGCGGCGTTCCTTTATTCGATCTTCGTGCGCGAGTTCGGCACCAACAATTTTCCCGATTGTTCGAACATGTGCCATGAGCCGACGAGCCGCGGCCTGCCGCCCGCGATCGGGGTGGGCAAAGGGACGGTGATCCTCGACGATTTCGACCATGCCGAGGCCATCTTCGTGATCGGACAGAACCCCGGCACCAACGCGCCGCGCATGATGACCTGCCTCGTCGAAGCGCGGCGGCGCGGGGTTCCGATTGTCGCGGTCAATCCGATGCCCGAACGCGCGCTGATCCGCTTCACCGAGCCGCAGGACATCGCGCAGATGGCGACCTTCGGCTCGACGCCGATCGCCAGCGAATTCGTGCATGTGAAGATCGGCGGCGATCTTGCGCTGATCAAGGGCATGATGCGCGCGATGTTCGAGCGCGAAGCCGCGGGCGAAACGATCTTCGACCATGATTTCATCGCCGAGCATACCGAAGGCTTCGAGGAACTGCGCGACGATATCATGGCGCAGGACTGGGGCGAGATGGTCGCGGTGTCGGGCATTTCGGAAGAGCAGATTCGCCGATGCGCCGAAGTCTATATCCGCTCCAACGCCACGATCATCTGTTACGGCATGGGGCTGACCCAGCATCAACTGGGATCGCGGCTGCTCCAGCAAGTTGCGGCGCTGCTGCTGCTCAAGGGCAATTACGGCAAGCCCGGCGCCGGCATCTCCCCGATCCGCGGCCATTCGAACGTGCAGGGCGATCGCACCGTCGGCATCGACGAAAAGCCGACCGAGGCTTATCTCGATCGCGTGCGCGATGTCTTCGGCTTCGAGCCGCCGCGCGCACACGGCCATCACACCGTCGAATCGGTCGAGGCGATGATGGCGGGCACCGCGAAGGTCTTCATCGGGCTGGGCGGCAATTTCGTGCGCGCGGTGCCCGATACCGACCGCGCCTATGACGCGATGCGCAAGCTGGACCTGACCGTCGGCATCGCGACCAAGCTCAACCGCGGGCATCTGGTGCATGGCAAGGATGCGCTCATCCTGCCGGTCATCGCGCGATCCGAACGCATCGAAACCGCGGCGGGCGAGCAATTCGTCACGATCGAGGATTCGATGTCGAACGTCACCGCCTCGGGCGGGGTGCTCGATCCGGCGAGCGAACATCTGTTGCCGGAGGTCGAGATCGTCTGCCGCATGGCAATGGCGGCCTTGCCGGACAGCAAGGTCGATTGGGCGAGCTATATCGACGATTATGCCCGCATCCGCGACCGGATCGCCGATGTCTATCCTGCCGTCTACGCCGATTTCGGCGAGCGCATCAAAGCGCCCAAAGGCTTTCATCTCGACATCGCGCCGCGGCGGCGCGCGTGGCTGACCCCGAACGGGAAAGCCAACTTCCTGCCGCTGCCCGGACTGCACGTCGATGCGCCGGTCGAGGATCCCGGCATGCTGCGGCTGGCGACGGTGCGATCGCACGATCAGTTCAACACGACGATCTACAGCTATAATGATCGCTATCGCGGCGTGTACAACGACCGGATGGTGGTGTTCATGAATGCCGAGGACATGGCGGCGCGCGGCTTGGCCGAAGGCGCGAAGATCACGCTGGAAACGATCAGCACCGACGGCATCGTGCGGCGGGTCGAGGGGCTGACCGCGATCGACTATCCGATGCCGGCAGGTTCCATCGCGGGCTATTATCCCGAACTCAACCCGCTGCTGCCGCTCGCCTATTATGACCCGATCAGCGGCTGTCCGGCGGCAAAGTCGATCCCGGTGCGGGTCGTCGGCGCCTAA
- the mobA gene encoding molybdenum cofactor guanylyltransferase, protein MRLLGAVLAGGQSRRFGSDKAQALLGGTTLLDHAVAALKPQCDRIVIVGRENGRVAAIPDRPQPGLGPLGGIAGALSYAANEGFDAVLTVPVDCLRLPANLRDLLAPPPAFVAAQPVIGLWPVQALTLLDALLSEEDDRSVRSFARRIGARAVESDVELPNINRPPDLDRFA, encoded by the coding sequence ATGAGGCTGCTCGGCGCGGTGCTCGCCGGCGGGCAGTCGCGCCGCTTCGGCTCGGACAAGGCGCAGGCGCTCTTGGGCGGCACGACGCTCCTCGATCATGCCGTCGCGGCGCTGAAGCCGCAATGCGACCGGATCGTCATCGTCGGGCGCGAAAACGGGCGCGTCGCCGCGATACCCGACCGGCCGCAGCCCGGCCTCGGCCCGCTCGGCGGCATCGCCGGGGCGCTTTCTTATGCCGCAAACGAAGGCTTCGATGCGGTGCTGACGGTGCCGGTCGACTGCTTGCGGCTACCCGCGAATCTGCGCGACCTGCTTGCCCCGCCGCCCGCGTTTGTCGCCGCGCAGCCGGTTATCGGTCTGTGGCCGGTGCAGGCGCTGACGCTGCTCGACGCGCTTCTCAGCGAAGAGGACGACCGGTCGGTGCGCAGCTTCGCCCGCCGCATCGGTGCGCGTGCGGTCGAGAGCGATGTCGAACTGCCGAACATCAACCGACCGCCCGATCTCGATCGTTTCGCTTAG
- the fdhD gene encoding formate dehydrogenase accessory sulfurtransferase FdhD has translation MADTPPFLPRPVRRMGLGVAGDADIERMIAVEMPVSIEVQGLAYAVMMATPADLEDFGVGFALAEGFVDTAAQIDRIDAQPVPGGQALRLWLSPACAARALDRARTRVSESSCGLCGLENIDAVLRPLPPVTARVTVPRAAIARALAALPERQPLGRATGAAHAAAFCDPDGDILLVREDVGRHNALDKLVGALARGATDPAGGFILLSARCSYELVEKTVRAGCPMLVTISAPTSLAAERAASAGLTLVSLARADNALIISDAQGMIA, from the coding sequence ATGGCCGATACCCCGCCCTTCCTTCCGCGCCCGGTGCGCCGGATGGGTCTGGGGGTGGCGGGCGATGCCGACATCGAGCGCATGATCGCGGTCGAAATGCCGGTCTCGATCGAGGTTCAGGGGCTCGCCTATGCCGTGATGATGGCGACGCCCGCCGATCTCGAAGATTTCGGCGTCGGATTTGCACTGGCCGAGGGGTTCGTCGATACGGCAGCGCAGATCGACCGGATCGACGCGCAGCCGGTTCCCGGCGGCCAAGCGCTGCGACTCTGGCTTTCCCCCGCTTGCGCCGCGCGCGCGCTCGACCGCGCCCGGACGCGCGTGAGCGAGAGCAGTTGCGGCCTGTGCGGCCTCGAAAATATCGACGCGGTGCTGCGCCCGCTGCCCCCCGTGACCGCGCGCGTCACCGTGCCGCGCGCGGCGATCGCGCGCGCGCTTGCGGCGCTCCCCGAGCGGCAACCGCTCGGGCGTGCGACCGGCGCCGCTCACGCCGCCGCTTTCTGCGACCCCGATGGCGACATTCTGCTCGTTCGTGAAGATGTCGGCCGGCACAATGCGCTCGACAAGCTTGTCGGTGCGCTCGCGCGCGGCGCTACCGATCCGGCGGGCGGCTTCATCCTGCTGTCGGCGCGCTGCAGCTATGAACTGGTCGAAAAGACGGTGCGCGCGGGTTGCCCGATGCTCGTCACCATCTCGGCGCCCACCAGCCTGGCCGCCGAGCGCGCCGCATCGGCCGGGCTGACGCTCGTCTCGCTGGCGCGCGCCGACAATGCCCTTATCATCTCCGACGCGCAGGGCATGATCGCATGA
- a CDS encoding acyl-CoA dehydrogenase family protein — translation MQLSPYDSEHFPEIREGVRRLCAEFPGEYWRELDVRREYPTAFVKALTDAGYLSVLIPEEYGGSGLGLSAAAAILETIQAEGCNGGACHAQMYIMGSILRHGSEEQKQAYLPKIATGELRLQAFGVTEPTSGTDTTALRTVAVRDGDDYVVNGQKIWTSRAEHSDLMLLLARTTPKDQAAKKTEGLSTFIVDMKKALADGSLTIRPIRTMMNHATTEVFFDNMRIPVANLLGEEGKGFRYILSGMNAERTLIAAECVGDAKWFIRKSADYANERHVFGRAIGQNQGISFPIARAYANMRAAELMVHEAARLYEAAQPNGAEANMAKMLAADASVEAGNVCIQTHGGFGFAEEYDVERKFRETRLYQVAPISTNLILSFLAEHVLGMLRSY, via the coding sequence ATGCAGCTCAGCCCCTATGACAGCGAGCATTTTCCCGAGATTCGTGAGGGCGTGCGGCGGCTGTGCGCCGAGTTTCCGGGCGAATATTGGCGCGAACTCGACGTAAGGCGCGAATATCCCACCGCCTTCGTCAAGGCTCTGACCGACGCGGGCTATCTCTCGGTGCTGATCCCCGAAGAATATGGCGGATCGGGGCTCGGCCTGTCGGCGGCGGCGGCGATCCTCGAGACGATCCAAGCCGAAGGCTGCAATGGCGGCGCCTGCCATGCGCAGATGTACATCATGGGGTCGATCCTGCGCCACGGGTCGGAAGAACAGAAGCAAGCCTATCTGCCCAAAATTGCAACCGGCGAGTTGCGCCTGCAAGCCTTCGGCGTCACCGAGCCGACGAGCGGCACCGACACGACCGCGCTGCGCACCGTCGCGGTGCGCGATGGCGACGATTATGTCGTGAACGGCCAGAAAATCTGGACCAGCCGCGCCGAGCATAGCGACCTGATGCTGCTCCTCGCGCGCACGACCCCCAAGGATCAGGCGGCGAAAAAGACCGAAGGCCTCTCGACCTTCATCGTCGACATGAAAAAGGCGCTGGCCGACGGGTCGCTCACCATCCGCCCGATCCGCACGATGATGAATCATGCGACGACCGAGGTCTTCTTCGACAATATGCGCATTCCGGTCGCCAACCTGTTGGGCGAGGAAGGAAAAGGCTTCCGTTACATCCTCTCGGGCATGAACGCCGAACGGACGTTGATCGCCGCCGAATGTGTCGGCGACGCCAAATGGTTCATCCGGAAGTCCGCCGACTATGCGAACGAACGCCATGTTTTCGGCCGCGCGATTGGCCAGAACCAGGGCATCTCCTTCCCGATCGCCCGTGCCTATGCCAATATGCGCGCCGCCGAATTGATGGTTCACGAAGCCGCCCGGCTCTATGAAGCCGCACAGCCCAACGGCGCGGAGGCCAATATGGCAAAGATGCTCGCCGCCGACGCGTCGGTCGAAGCCGGCAATGTCTGCATCCAGACCCACGGCGGCTTCGGCTTTGCCGAGGAATATGACGTCGAGCGCAAGTTCCGCGAGACGCGCCTCTATCAGGTCGCGCCGATCTCGACGAACCTCATCCTCTCCTTCCTCGCCGAGCATGTCCTCGGCATGCTGCGGTCCTATTGA
- a CDS encoding helicase HerA domain-containing protein codes for MDNSIEIGIDGAQRPVHVNVQELLATRLLVQGNSGSGKSHLLRRLLEESAGLVQQIVIDPEGDFVTLADQYSHIVVNAGDYSEAEIAAMGARIREHRASVVLSLDTLEIEAQMSCVAVFLNALFDAPRAHWFPALVVVDEAQMFAPSAAGEVSDAVRRASLSAMTNLMCRGRKRGLAGAIATQRLAKLAKNVAAEASNFLMGRTFLDIDMARAADLLGMERRQAEQIRDLDRGCFLGLGPAITRRPVSIRIGSTRTATRAGTHSLLPLPSAEPADMQTMLFANLDAQPVPHPAPAPRPVAAQELMERFVVPAEDATSPIDDGPPSEPAPAIDPEPVVIAALRDMLADPACGFHAESFLYQDFSVRCRMQKLRQVPLDLAQFRRRFALAKAGIFDPAEPQWHDLLDAAARLPDDMLAPFLLIGRAAMEGSPCPDDDALGAAYGTRSPGRVRRLVEYMERQGAVVVRSDFGGRRSIGIPALGLSTEAE; via the coding sequence GTGGACAACAGCATCGAAATCGGAATCGACGGCGCGCAGCGGCCCGTTCATGTCAATGTCCAGGAATTGCTGGCGACGCGCCTGTTGGTCCAGGGCAATTCGGGTTCGGGCAAATCGCACCTGCTCCGCCGCCTCCTCGAAGAAAGCGCGGGACTCGTCCAGCAGATCGTGATCGATCCCGAGGGCGATTTCGTCACCCTCGCCGACCAATATTCGCACATCGTCGTCAACGCAGGCGATTATAGCGAGGCCGAAATCGCGGCGATGGGCGCGCGCATCCGCGAACACCGCGCCTCGGTCGTCCTCAGCCTCGACACGCTGGAGATCGAGGCGCAGATGAGCTGCGTCGCGGTCTTCCTGAACGCCTTGTTCGATGCGCCGCGCGCACACTGGTTCCCGGCGCTCGTCGTCGTCGACGAAGCCCAGATGTTCGCGCCGAGCGCGGCGGGCGAAGTATCCGACGCGGTCCGGCGCGCCTCGCTGTCGGCGATGACCAATTTGATGTGCCGCGGCCGCAAGCGCGGCCTCGCCGGCGCCATCGCGACGCAGCGGCTCGCAAAGCTCGCCAAGAATGTTGCCGCGGAGGCGAGCAATTTCCTGATGGGGCGCACCTTCCTCGACATCGACATGGCGCGCGCCGCCGACCTGCTCGGCATGGAGCGCCGCCAGGCCGAGCAGATACGCGACCTCGACCGCGGCTGCTTTCTCGGCCTTGGTCCCGCGATCACGCGGCGGCCGGTATCGATCCGTATCGGCTCGACCCGCACCGCGACGCGCGCAGGCACGCACAGCCTGTTGCCGCTGCCAAGCGCCGAGCCGGCCGATATGCAGACGATGCTCTTCGCCAATCTCGACGCCCAACCCGTGCCGCACCCCGCCCCGGCCCCACGCCCGGTCGCGGCCCAGGAGTTGATGGAGCGCTTCGTCGTCCCCGCCGAAGACGCCACATCGCCCATCGACGACGGCCCGCCGTCGGAGCCGGCACCGGCGATCGATCCCGAACCCGTGGTCATCGCGGCGCTGCGCGACATGCTCGCCGACCCGGCGTGCGGCTTTCATGCCGAATCCTTTCTCTATCAGGATTTTTCGGTGCGCTGCCGGATGCAGAAGCTGCGGCAGGTGCCGCTCGACCTTGCGCAGTTCCGGCGCCGCTTCGCGCTCGCGAAGGCGGGCATCTTCGATCCCGCCGAGCCGCAATGGCACGACCTGCTCGACGCGGCGGCGCGCCTGCCCGACGACATGCTCGCGCCCTTCCTGCTGATCGGGCGCGCCGCGATGGAGGGATCGCCCTGCCCGGACGACGATGCGCTCGGCGCGGCTTATGGCACGCGCTCGCCGGGCCGGGTCCGCCGCCTCGTCGAATATATGGAGCGGCAGGGCGCGGTGGTGGTGCGGTCGGATTTCGGCGGACGCCGGTCGATAGGCATCCCGGCGCTGGGGTTGAGCACCGAGGCCGAGTGA
- a CDS encoding Xaa-Pro dipeptidase: MRHLQRFALIAALAAASAPASAASIYVKAGRLIDGLTDTVRTGQCITIADEHIVAVAPCGKAPDGAQVVDWSAYTVLPGLIDLHTHLADLGQSADLAAPMKASPAETALVGARNARVTLDAGFTSVRDVGTYRGLTDLALRNAIDRGDVPGPRMRVAGAYITIPGGGGELNGVVPNDQLPPDMRLGVAATPEEAADKTAFLLDHGADFIKTIATGAVLAIGTEPGAPELTEDQLRAVVTVAHARGKRVTAHAHGAEGIKNAIRAGVDSIEHASLVDEEALQMAKAHGTWLAMDIYNGDYINDIGTKEGWPEEYLRKNRETTDTQRAAFRRAVELGIKIGFATDAGVYPHGLNARQFAYMVRYGMTPMQAIQAATGRASEEMGRSDVGAVAPGRYGDLIAVKADPLTDIRVLERIDHVMKGGTIIR, from the coding sequence GTGCGACACCTTCAACGTTTCGCTCTGATCGCCGCGCTGGCGGCGGCATCCGCGCCCGCTTCGGCGGCAAGCATCTATGTAAAGGCCGGGCGCCTGATCGACGGGCTGACCGACACCGTTCGCACCGGCCAGTGCATCACCATCGCCGACGAGCATATCGTCGCGGTCGCGCCGTGCGGCAAGGCGCCCGACGGCGCGCAGGTCGTCGACTGGTCGGCCTATACCGTGCTGCCCGGGCTGATCGACCTGCACACGCACCTCGCCGATCTGGGGCAGAGCGCCGATCTTGCCGCACCGATGAAGGCCTCGCCCGCCGAAACCGCGCTCGTCGGCGCGCGCAACGCACGCGTGACGCTCGACGCCGGCTTCACCAGCGTGCGCGACGTCGGCACCTATCGCGGGCTGACCGATCTCGCGCTCCGCAATGCGATCGACCGCGGCGATGTACCGGGGCCGCGCATGCGGGTCGCGGGCGCCTATATCACCATCCCCGGCGGCGGCGGCGAACTCAACGGCGTCGTCCCCAATGACCAGCTCCCGCCCGATATGCGGCTGGGAGTCGCCGCGACGCCCGAAGAGGCGGCGGACAAGACCGCCTTTCTGCTCGATCATGGCGCCGATTTCATCAAGACGATTGCGACCGGCGCGGTGCTGGCGATCGGCACCGAACCCGGTGCGCCCGAACTCACCGAGGATCAGCTTCGCGCCGTCGTGACGGTCGCCCACGCACGCGGCAAGCGCGTCACGGCTCACGCGCATGGCGCCGAAGGGATCAAGAATGCGATCCGTGCCGGGGTCGACAGCATCGAGCATGCAAGCCTCGTCGACGAAGAGGCGCTGCAAATGGCGAAGGCGCACGGCACCTGGCTCGCGATGGACATCTACAACGGCGATTACATCAACGACATCGGGACGAAAGAGGGTTGGCCCGAGGAATATTTGCGCAAGAATCGCGAAACCACCGACACGCAGCGCGCGGCGTTCAGGCGGGCCGTCGAATTGGGAATCAAGATCGGCTTCGCGACCGACGCGGGGGTCTATCCGCACGGGCTCAACGCGCGGCAATTCGCCTATATGGTCCGTTATGGCATGACGCCGATGCAGGCGATCCAGGCCGCGACCGGCCGCGCTTCGGAAGAAATGGGCCGTAGCGATGTCGGCGCGGTGGCGCCGGGCCGCTATGGCGACCTGATCGCGGTGAAGGCCGACCCGCTGACCGATATCCGCGTCCTCGAACGGATCGATCATGTGATGAAAGGCGGGACGATCATCCGCTGA